In the Chryseobacterium scophthalmum genome, one interval contains:
- the uxaC gene encoding glucuronate isomerase, translating to MKSFITDNFLLQNKYAEELYFNFAEKQPIIDYHNHLIPKDIAEDTVFENISKVWIAGDHYKWRAMRTMGVNEKFITGDASDKEKFEAWAKTVPYTLRNPLYHWTHLELKRYFGIDELLNENNASEIYENITSQLQTPEKSTRGLLKMMNVESLCTTEDPTDILNYHQDLAKSDFSIKVSTAFRPDKAILIENHNFADYISKLGESAGIEINSYQTLCDALTKRIEYFHENGCRLCDHGLNNISFEEASDAEISAIFNDKISGKVIAEKQVNQFKTAILLFLGETYHKFGWVQQFHLGALRNNNERMHRILGPDTGWDSIGDFVQAETLSKLLNTLDGKDKLTKTILYNLNPADNEIFATMIGNFNDGSIKGKVQFGSGWWFLDQKDGMIKQINALSNMGLISCFVGMLTDSRSFLSFPRHEYFRRVLCNLFGEEMKNGELPDDMELIGKTISDICYHNAKNYFDF from the coding sequence ATGAAATCTTTTATTACAGATAACTTTTTATTACAAAATAAATACGCTGAAGAGCTATACTTCAATTTTGCTGAAAAACAGCCTATTATTGATTATCACAACCATTTAATTCCTAAAGATATTGCAGAAGATACAGTTTTCGAAAATATTTCAAAGGTTTGGATTGCAGGTGACCATTACAAATGGAGAGCGATGCGTACCATGGGGGTAAACGAAAAGTTTATCACAGGTGACGCTTCAGACAAAGAAAAGTTTGAAGCTTGGGCAAAAACTGTTCCTTATACTTTAAGAAACCCTTTGTATCACTGGACGCATTTAGAATTAAAGCGTTATTTCGGAATTGATGAATTGTTGAATGAAAACAATGCTTCAGAAATTTATGAAAATATCACTTCTCAGCTTCAGACTCCTGAAAAATCGACAAGAGGTTTGTTGAAAATGATGAATGTAGAATCTCTTTGTACAACGGAAGATCCGACTGATATTTTAAATTATCATCAGGATCTGGCGAAAAGCGATTTCTCCATTAAAGTAAGTACAGCTTTCCGTCCAGATAAAGCTATTCTTATTGAAAACCACAATTTCGCAGATTATATTTCTAAATTAGGCGAATCGGCAGGAATTGAAATCAATTCTTACCAGACTTTGTGCGATGCTTTAACAAAAAGAATCGAATATTTCCATGAAAACGGATGCAGATTGTGCGACCACGGATTGAACAATATTTCTTTCGAAGAAGCTTCAGATGCAGAAATAAGTGCTATTTTTAATGATAAAATTTCAGGAAAAGTAATTGCTGAAAAGCAGGTAAATCAGTTCAAAACCGCCATTTTGTTGTTTTTGGGCGAAACGTATCACAAATTTGGATGGGTTCAGCAGTTCCACTTGGGAGCTTTGAGAAACAATAATGAAAGAATGCACAGAATTTTGGGTCCTGATACAGGATGGGATTCTATTGGCGATTTCGTTCAGGCTGAAACTTTATCTAAATTATTAAACACTTTAGACGGAAAAGATAAACTCACCAAAACTATTCTATATAACTTAAATCCTGCCGACAACGAGATTTTCGCAACAATGATCGGAAATTTTAATGACGGCAGTATTAAAGGAAAAGTACAGTTCGGTTCAGGATGGTGGTTTTTGGATCAGAAAGACGGGATGATTAAGCAGATAAATGCCCTTTCAAACATGGGATTAATTAGCTGTTTCGTTGGAATGTTAACGGATTCAAGAAGTTTTCTTTCTTTCCCAAGACATGAATATTTCAGAAGAGTTCTTTGTAACTTATTCGGTGAAGAAATGAAAAACGGAGAATTGCCGGATGATATGGAACTGATTGGAAAAACTATTTCCGATATCTGTTATCATAATGCTAAAAATTATTTCGATTTTTAA
- a CDS encoding beta/alpha barrel domain-containing protein — protein MTKIQLVTNTIINQGALPLYYNADETVTLEILRSLYKAGIRAVEYTSRGEAALSNFTKMVEVRNAEMPEMLLGIGTIKNVKQAEEYYKAGADFFISPGFVAEVAAFLIPKVLLYSPGCMTPTEIIAAETAGVTFIKLFPGNALGAGFMSAIKDVFPNLKFMPTGGVDTTKESIETWFKAGVSAVGMGSKLVSKELMLAKDYATIESETKKVLDIIQTLK, from the coding sequence ATGACAAAAATTCAATTAGTTACAAACACCATCATTAATCAGGGAGCTTTGCCTTTGTATTATAATGCTGATGAAACGGTAACTTTAGAAATATTGAGATCACTTTACAAAGCAGGAATTCGTGCGGTAGAATATACGAGTCGTGGAGAAGCTGCGTTGAGTAATTTCACAAAAATGGTAGAAGTTCGTAATGCAGAAATGCCTGAAATGCTTCTGGGAATCGGTACTATTAAGAATGTAAAGCAGGCCGAAGAATATTATAAAGCGGGTGCAGATTTCTTTATCAGTCCAGGTTTTGTGGCGGAAGTTGCAGCATTTTTAATTCCAAAAGTTTTGCTGTATAGCCCGGGTTGTATGACTCCGACAGAAATTATCGCAGCCGAAACTGCAGGCGTAACTTTTATTAAATTATTTCCCGGAAACGCGTTAGGTGCAGGATTTATGAGTGCAATTAAAGACGTGTTCCCAAATCTAAAATTTATGCCGACAGGTGGAGTAGATACCACAAAAGAAAGTATCGAAACCTGGTTTAAAGCTGGAGTTTCTGCTGTAGGAATGGGAAGCAAACTCGTAAGCAAAGAATTGATGCTTGCGAAAGACTATGCAACGATAGAAAGTGAAACTAAGAAAGTATTGGATATCATCCAAACTTTAAAATAA
- a CDS encoding MFS transporter has translation MSSVKSLKPTQYRWTICLLLFLATTINYLDRQVLSLTWKDFIAPEFHWNNNDYGNITALFSIFYAVGMLFAGKFVDWMDTKKGFLWAIGVWSIGAVLHAFCGIATSGILTGSWFVGFYESKEIIGNVGSVSAVISTSVTLFIFARFVLAIGEAGNFPAAIKTTAEYFPKKDRAFSTSIWNAGATVGALAAPVTIPFIAKSMGWEWAFIIIGALGFVWMGLWVFVYKKPHLHKRVNEHELTYINQDQDDLPNEDTSVPEKVFTFRECFSYRQTWAFAFGKFMTDGVWWFFLFWTPAYLSSVYGMDSTQSALPLFVLYMITLLSIIGGWLPKYFVEKKGMNAYNGRMKAMLIFAFFPLLALLAQPLGSATYWIPVLIIGVAGAAHQAWSANIFSTVGDMFPKKAIATITGIGGMAGGIGSFIINKSSGLLFDHAHKAWSTVDGVPLLEKYPQYINERLPDGFFEQLEKSGAVVSDGIDKGYMIIFSVCAVAYLIAWTVMKMLVPKYKVISK, from the coding sequence ATGAGTTCAGTTAAATCTCTTAAACCGACACAATACAGGTGGACAATATGTTTGCTGTTATTTCTTGCAACCACGATTAATTATTTGGATCGTCAGGTTTTATCATTGACGTGGAAAGATTTTATCGCACCGGAATTTCATTGGAATAACAACGATTACGGAAACATCACGGCATTATTTTCAATATTTTATGCTGTAGGAATGCTTTTCGCAGGAAAGTTTGTCGATTGGATGGATACCAAAAAAGGTTTCCTTTGGGCAATCGGAGTTTGGTCTATTGGTGCAGTATTACATGCATTCTGTGGAATTGCAACTTCAGGAATCCTTACCGGAAGCTGGTTTGTAGGTTTTTACGAATCTAAAGAAATCATCGGAAATGTAGGAAGCGTTTCTGCGGTAATCAGTACAAGTGTTACTTTATTCATTTTTGCACGTTTCGTTTTGGCAATTGGTGAAGCAGGGAATTTTCCGGCAGCGATTAAGACGACAGCAGAATATTTTCCTAAAAAAGACAGAGCATTTTCTACAAGTATCTGGAATGCAGGAGCAACGGTGGGAGCTTTGGCAGCACCGGTTACGATTCCCTTTATTGCAAAATCGATGGGTTGGGAATGGGCGTTTATCATCATCGGAGCTTTAGGTTTTGTTTGGATGGGACTGTGGGTATTTGTTTATAAAAAGCCTCATTTACACAAGAGAGTTAACGAACATGAGCTTACTTATATCAATCAGGATCAGGATGATCTTCCTAATGAAGACACTTCAGTTCCGGAAAAAGTATTCACGTTCAGAGAATGTTTCAGCTACAGACAGACTTGGGCTTTTGCATTCGGGAAATTCATGACAGACGGTGTTTGGTGGTTCTTTTTATTCTGGACTCCGGCATATTTAAGTTCTGTGTATGGAATGGATTCTACACAAAGTGCATTGCCGTTATTTGTATTGTATATGATTACTTTACTGTCAATTATCGGAGGATGGCTTCCAAAATATTTTGTTGAAAAGAAAGGAATGAATGCGTATAATGGAAGAATGAAAGCGATGTTAATTTTCGCATTTTTCCCTTTGTTAGCGCTTTTAGCACAACCTTTAGGTTCAGCAACATATTGGATTCCGGTATTAATTATCGGTGTTGCAGGAGCAGCGCACCAAGCTTGGTCGGCAAATATTTTCTCTACAGTCGGCGATATGTTCCCGAAAAAAGCCATCGCAACCATCACAGGAATTGGTGGAATGGCAGGCGGAATCGGTTCATTCATCATTAATAAATCTTCAGGATTATTGTTCGATCATGCACATAAAGCTTGGTCAACCGTTGATGGAGTACCTTTATTGGAAAAATATCCTCAATATATCAATGAAAGATTACCTGATGGATTCTTCGAACAATTAGAAAAATCAGGCGCAGTTGTTTCAGATGGAATTGATAAAGGATACATGATTATTTTCTCAGTTTGTGCAGTTGCTTATCTAATCGCATGGACAGTTATGAAAATGTTGGTTCCTAAGTATAAAGTGATCAGTAAATAG
- a CDS encoding tagaturonate reductase, giving the protein MENQTKQKLNRQNSGIDTKLPIKIVQFGGGNFMRGFTDYVIDKLNKEADFNAGIVNIQPTPNGSVHKLEEQGNLYTLFSRGIKKGEIIDEKCVISSIQKSINPYADYNSFLELAKEEELEFVFSNTTETGIAYDETETSYEGPHKNFPAKVAVLLHERYKHFNGAADKGLRIIPCELIEENAIVLKGIILKYAQLWNLEEGFAQWIEQSNHFHNTLVDRIVPGYPKDDAATYEDQLDYEDPMMVVSETFLLWVIQGGEDLKQRIPFNKINEQILVVDDIQPYRLRKVRILNGGHTLMLAPAILAGKEIVKEAIDDQFIGTFLSESIFNEVNQTLGLDETELKEFAEEVSDRFRNPFIKHHLASIALYFVSKFKVRVVPSLLTYVERNNKLPLNLTFSLASLIRFYQGSFGEKSLPLNDEEAIINRFKEIWKNEDYEVVSELSLSEKLFWDTDLTQVEGLKTAVAKALYEIDHNDMETAYKNFIQFYS; this is encoded by the coding sequence ATGGAAAATCAGACAAAACAAAAATTAAACCGCCAAAACAGCGGAATAGATACAAAACTTCCTATTAAAATAGTTCAATTCGGTGGAGGAAACTTCATGCGCGGATTTACAGACTATGTAATTGATAAATTAAATAAAGAGGCAGATTTCAATGCAGGAATTGTCAACATTCAGCCTACACCAAATGGTTCGGTTCACAAGCTTGAAGAACAGGGGAATTTGTACACTTTATTTTCAAGAGGAATTAAAAAAGGAGAAATCATCGATGAAAAATGCGTGATTTCATCGATTCAAAAGTCGATTAATCCTTATGCAGATTACAACAGTTTTTTAGAATTAGCGAAAGAAGAAGAGCTTGAATTTGTATTTTCTAATACGACCGAAACAGGAATCGCTTATGATGAAACAGAAACTTCTTACGAAGGTCCGCATAAAAATTTCCCTGCGAAAGTAGCGGTTTTACTGCACGAAAGATACAAGCATTTCAATGGAGCAGCAGACAAAGGATTAAGAATTATTCCTTGCGAACTGATCGAAGAAAATGCAATTGTTTTAAAAGGAATTATCTTAAAATATGCCCAACTTTGGAATTTAGAAGAGGGTTTTGCGCAATGGATTGAACAAAGCAATCATTTCCACAATACGTTGGTAGACAGAATCGTTCCGGGATATCCGAAAGATGATGCGGCAACTTATGAAGACCAGTTGGATTATGAAGATCCGATGATGGTGGTTTCTGAAACATTCCTTTTATGGGTGATTCAGGGAGGTGAAGATTTAAAACAGAGAATTCCTTTCAACAAAATCAATGAACAGATTTTGGTCGTAGATGATATTCAACCGTACCGTTTAAGAAAAGTAAGAATTCTCAATGGCGGACACACATTGATGTTGGCTCCGGCAATTTTAGCAGGAAAAGAAATCGTAAAAGAAGCAATCGACGACCAGTTTATCGGAACTTTTTTAAGCGAATCTATTTTTAATGAAGTGAATCAAACTTTAGGTTTAGATGAAACTGAGTTGAAAGAATTTGCGGAAGAAGTGTCTGACAGATTCAGAAATCCTTTCATCAAGCATCATTTGGCGAGTATTGCTTTATATTTTGTTTCTAAATTTAAAGTAAGAGTGGTTCCGAGTTTGTTGACTTATGTTGAAAGAAATAACAAACTTCCGTTGAACTTAACGTTCTCTCTGGCAAGTTTAATCAGATTCTATCAGGGAAGTTTTGGTGAAAAGTCTCTTCCTCTGAATGACGAAGAAGCAATCATAAACAGATTCAAGGAAATCTGGAAAAACGAAGATTACGAAGTAGTTTCAGAACTTTCGTTGAGCGAAAAACTGTTCTGGGATACCGACCTTACACAAGTTGAAGGTCTGAAAACTGCAGTAGCAAAAGCATTGTACGAAATCGACCACAATGACATGGAAACTGCGTACAAAAACTTTATTCAATTTTATTCTTAA
- a CDS encoding UxaA family hydrolase encodes MQKKVLKVNPKDNVIVALMDLPAGESVHLDGTDYTILKDIKAKHKFAAVDFEDGDHILMYGVIVGKANQSIRQGEVITTENVKHQSAKVIGKTETLGWNPPNVDKWKDRTFNGYHREDGQVGTENVWLFFPLVFCENKNIETLKDIFEKELLHDKASKHQLLLRSLLNGGATDIVEEEKEDDTRIFKNIDVRFITHQGGCGGIRQDAEALGRLFAGYVNNPNVAGATVLSLGCQNLQVQIFMDELHALAPNNKKPIVVYEQQKSGTIDEMLTGVIKDSYEGIKQANNIERKPASITKLNIGLECGGSDGFSGISANPVLGEVSDIMAAVGGTTMLAEFPELCGVEQELVNRCINDEDGVKFLKLMKDFEASVVAAGSGFDMNPSPGNIKDGLITDAMKSAGAAKKGGAAPIVEVLDFTEYATKPGLNLLCTPGNDAECTTALVGSGATVVLFTTGLGTPMGNPISPVVKISSNTVLAEKMSDIIDFNAGTVISGDKTIPEAADELLELIINVASGEVKTKADVLNQNDFIPWRRGVSL; translated from the coding sequence ATGCAAAAGAAAGTACTGAAAGTAAATCCCAAAGACAACGTTATTGTAGCGTTGATGGATTTGCCTGCCGGAGAATCGGTGCATCTAGACGGTACAGATTATACGATTCTTAAAGATATTAAAGCAAAACATAAATTCGCTGCCGTAGATTTTGAGGATGGCGACCATATTTTGATGTATGGCGTAATCGTTGGAAAAGCCAACCAATCAATCAGACAGGGCGAAGTCATTACCACCGAAAACGTAAAGCACCAAAGTGCAAAAGTGATTGGTAAAACAGAAACTCTGGGCTGGAATCCACCCAATGTAGACAAATGGAAAGACCGTACTTTCAACGGATATCACCGTGAAGACGGACAAGTAGGAACAGAAAACGTTTGGTTATTTTTCCCATTGGTATTCTGTGAAAACAAAAATATTGAAACACTAAAAGATATTTTTGAAAAAGAATTACTTCATGACAAAGCCAGCAAACATCAATTGTTATTAAGATCATTATTAAATGGCGGAGCGACTGATATTGTTGAGGAAGAAAAAGAAGATGATACAAGAATATTTAAAAATATCGATGTAAGATTCATCACACATCAAGGTGGTTGTGGCGGAATTCGTCAGGATGCTGAAGCATTGGGAAGACTGTTCGCAGGATATGTCAACAACCCGAATGTTGCAGGAGCTACGGTTCTCAGTTTAGGTTGTCAAAATCTTCAGGTGCAGATTTTTATGGATGAACTGCACGCTTTAGCTCCGAATAATAAAAAACCAATCGTCGTTTACGAGCAACAAAAATCAGGAACTATCGATGAAATGCTGACTGGCGTTATCAAAGATTCATACGAAGGCATTAAACAAGCTAATAATATCGAAAGAAAACCAGCCTCCATCACCAAACTGAACATCGGTTTGGAATGTGGTGGTTCAGACGGTTTTTCGGGAATTTCTGCAAACCCTGTTTTGGGCGAAGTTTCTGATATTATGGCAGCAGTTGGCGGAACAACGATGCTTGCAGAATTTCCTGAATTGTGTGGAGTAGAGCAAGAATTGGTCAACCGTTGCATCAACGATGAAGACGGTGTAAAGTTCCTGAAACTGATGAAAGATTTTGAAGCCTCTGTGGTTGCAGCAGGATCAGGTTTTGATATGAATCCATCTCCCGGAAACATCAAAGACGGTTTAATTACCGATGCAATGAAATCTGCAGGAGCTGCAAAAAAAGGTGGAGCTGCACCAATTGTAGAAGTTCTCGACTTTACAGAATATGCTACAAAACCGGGATTAAACCTTTTGTGTACACCAGGAAATGATGCCGAATGTACAACCGCTTTAGTCGGTTCAGGTGCAACAGTAGTTCTTTTCACAACAGGTCTTGGAACACCGATGGGAAATCCTATTTCTCCGGTAGTAAAGATCTCTTCAAACACTGTTTTGGCTGAAAAAATGTCAGATATTATCGATTTTAATGCAGGAACGGTGATTAGCGGAGATAAAACAATTCCCGAAGCTGCAGACGAACTTCTGGAACTCATCATCAACGTAGCCAGCGGTGAAGTAAAAACCAAAGCGGACGTTCTTAATCAGAATGATTTCATTCCATGGAGACGAGGTGTCTCTCTGTAA
- a CDS encoding putative quinol monooxygenase yields MANQYLLHGKLTAKAGQRNELANILLKASELVSTAKGCKLYAISKDENDTNAVYVTEIWDSKEDHDNSLKVEEVRELIMSAMPILDGQPTKGQELEILGGAKI; encoded by the coding sequence ATGGCAAACCAATATTTACTTCACGGAAAATTAACAGCAAAAGCAGGACAAAGAAATGAACTTGCAAATATCTTATTGAAAGCATCTGAATTGGTATCAACTGCAAAAGGCTGTAAATTATATGCTATCAGTAAGGACGAAAATGATACAAATGCTGTTTACGTTACAGAAATTTGGGATAGCAAAGAAGACCACGACAACTCATTAAAAGTTGAAGAAGTAAGAGAATTAATAATGTCTGCAATGCCAATATTAGACGGACAACCAACAAAAGGGCAAGAACTTGAAATTTTAGGAGGAGCCAAAATATAA
- a CDS encoding sugar kinase has translation MGKILTFGEIIMRLSPPGNKTMRQSHEMEFFFGGTELNVASSLATMGCEVTHISNVSDDFVGESALSFIKSFGINTSFINKNEHPLGLYFLEVGSSVRASRIAYNRLNGSFANIKPEQVDWKKALEGCKYFHWTGISPGISEGAYETLKEGLLTALEMGIEVTTDPAYRSNLWKYGKNGNEVLKELVSYSTIFIGGVNEINEILATQFSSDQQGFMEACEELKKQCPSIHKIFDKIRIGVTASSQQTQGRALVNGNYFETELLEVNPVVDRIGTGDAFAAGLIYGLLNFDDEKALKFANAACAIKHTILGDINYCSAENIEEVMNGNSGGRIKR, from the coding sequence ATGGGCAAAATACTTACTTTCGGTGAAATCATCATGAGACTTTCACCCCCCGGAAACAAAACGATGAGACAGAGCCACGAAATGGAATTTTTCTTCGGCGGAACCGAGCTCAACGTAGCTTCTTCATTGGCAACAATGGGGTGCGAAGTAACGCACATCAGCAATGTTTCTGACGATTTTGTGGGAGAATCTGCATTGTCTTTCATCAAAAGTTTTGGGATCAATACATCTTTCATTAATAAAAATGAACATCCTTTGGGATTATATTTTCTTGAAGTTGGTTCATCGGTTCGTGCGAGCAGAATTGCTTACAACAGGTTGAACGGTTCTTTTGCCAACATCAAACCAGAACAGGTTGACTGGAAAAAAGCTTTAGAAGGTTGTAAATATTTTCACTGGACGGGCATCAGTCCCGGAATTTCAGAAGGTGCTTACGAAACTTTGAAAGAAGGTTTGTTGACGGCTCTTGAAATGGGAATTGAAGTGACTACAGATCCTGCTTACCGTTCCAATCTTTGGAAATATGGTAAAAACGGAAACGAAGTTTTAAAAGAATTAGTTTCTTACTCAACGATTTTCATCGGTGGAGTCAATGAAATTAATGAAATTCTTGCAACTCAATTTTCATCAGACCAACAAGGGTTTATGGAAGCTTGTGAAGAATTAAAAAAACAATGTCCTTCTATTCATAAAATTTTCGACAAAATAAGAATTGGGGTTACAGCAAGTTCTCAGCAAACGCAGGGGAGAGCTTTAGTCAATGGAAATTATTTTGAAACGGAACTTTTAGAAGTAAATCCTGTAGTTGATAGAATCGGAACGGGAGACGCTTTTGCAGCAGGTTTAATTTATGGATTATTAAATTTCGATGACGAAAAAGCATTGAAATTTGCCAACGCAGCTTGTGCTATAAAACACACTATTTTAGGCGATATCAATTATTGCAGCGCAGAAAATATTGAAGAAGTAATGAACGGAAATTCCGGAGGAAGAATTAAGAGATAG